One part of the Cellvibrionales bacterium genome encodes these proteins:
- a CDS encoding divalent-cation tolerance protein CutA gives MTERALSDDAFCVVLATASNHEEAQRLARALVESRLAACVQLSPINSVYRWEGEVQQASEVLMLIKTSRAHFASMERLITALHSYSVPEIIQLPIERGAENYLQWLASELLDKESLT, from the coding sequence ATGACAGAGCGCGCGTTGTCTGATGATGCTTTTTGTGTGGTGTTGGCAACAGCCAGCAATCACGAAGAAGCCCAGCGTTTAGCGCGAGCGTTGGTCGAAAGTCGTTTGGCTGCGTGCGTGCAGCTGTCGCCCATCAACAGTGTTTATCGTTGGGAAGGTGAAGTGCAGCAGGCGAGTGAAGTGTTGATGTTGATCAAAACATCACGCGCCCATTTTGCCAGCATGGAGCGCTTGATTACGGCATTGCACAGTTACAGTGTGCCGGAAATTATTCAGTTACCTATTGAGCGGGGCGCTGAGAATTATTTGCAGTGGTTGGCAAGCGAACTGCTTGATAAAGAATCATTAACTTGA
- a CDS encoding enoyl-CoA hydratase/isomerase family protein, whose translation MKFETVSYEVADGVAVITLNRPQQRNAVNSVMSCELSQVWQHFNQDKSAVVAILTGAGDKALCTGADLADLPETDGEVDEQGRKFGTLASIKWTSLQNRIWKPVICAVNGMVVGGGLHFVADSDIVIAADTATFFDTHVKVGLVAGLEPVSLVRKMPFDAVMRMALTGGNERMNAQRAYELGMISEVVPAAELMQRAHALADLIKTNSPVALARSKKAIWEAKEMGLHAALENAWSYIMTQNTHPDIAEGGKAFMERRNPQWLPYAGECDD comes from the coding sequence ATGAAGTTTGAAACAGTGTCATATGAGGTTGCCGATGGCGTTGCCGTAATCACACTAAATCGCCCGCAACAACGCAATGCGGTGAATTCCGTGATGAGTTGCGAGTTGTCGCAAGTGTGGCAACATTTCAATCAAGATAAATCAGCGGTGGTTGCCATCTTGACCGGCGCCGGTGATAAGGCTTTGTGCACAGGTGCGGATTTAGCGGACTTGCCAGAAACCGATGGTGAAGTGGATGAGCAAGGTCGCAAATTTGGCACGCTCGCTTCCATCAAATGGACATCGCTGCAAAATCGCATTTGGAAGCCGGTAATTTGCGCTGTGAATGGCATGGTGGTTGGCGGTGGTTTACATTTTGTTGCAGATTCCGATATTGTGATTGCAGCAGATACTGCAACATTTTTTGATACGCATGTGAAAGTCGGTTTGGTTGCCGGTTTGGAGCCGGTGAGCTTGGTGCGCAAAATGCCGTTTGATGCGGTGATGCGCATGGCTTTGACCGGTGGTAACGAGCGCATGAATGCACAGCGCGCGTATGAGTTGGGCATGATCAGTGAAGTGGTACCCGCTGCAGAATTGATGCAGCGCGCACACGCACTGGCAGATTTAATTAAAACCAATTCTCCTGTTGCTTTAGCGCGCAGCAAAAAAGCGATTTGGGAAGCGAAAGAAATGGGGCTGCACGCGGCATTGGAAAATGCGTGGAGCTACATCATGACGCAAAACACGCACCCTGATATTGCGGAAGGCGGTAAAGCATTTATGGAGCGTAGAAATCCGCAGTGGCTGCCGTATGCAGGCGAATGTGACGATTGA
- a CDS encoding acetyl-CoA acetyltransferase, whose product MSIKDKVAIVGVGCCKFGENWDKSEEDMIVEAAYEAYADAGITEPAKQIDAIYCGSLYTKNGPVEVSEALKLYKPLTAVSNYCATGTEAFRAGVMAIAAGVYDTVLVVGYDKPKDRGVSGPSVNIKGVRDLPATPAGWFAMCAAPYFKKFGAGREDLAKIAVKNHYNGTLSPKSFLKKIITEEDALNGRMISWPFGLYDCAAQSDGAAVAVITKASLAKNFRDDPVYVKAVASGSAANPHTDPDHDFLRWKPTENAAAEAYKIAGISNPFKEIHIAQVHDCFTLTELLAYEDLGFIPKGSAKEHIANGTFTLKGELPVNTDGGLKTFGHPTGATGVRMIVENVLQLQGRADKRQLSLHNGKQPTMALTHNIGGFPTGCAVSIIGIDK is encoded by the coding sequence ATGAGTATCAAAGATAAAGTGGCGATAGTCGGCGTCGGTTGCTGCAAGTTCGGTGAGAACTGGGATAAATCCGAAGAAGATATGATTGTCGAAGCGGCGTACGAAGCGTATGCCGATGCGGGTATTACCGAGCCAGCTAAACAAATCGACGCGATTTATTGCGGCTCGCTGTACACCAAAAATGGCCCGGTGGAAGTCAGTGAAGCACTCAAGTTATACAAACCCCTCACGGCGGTTTCCAACTACTGCGCCACCGGCACAGAAGCCTTCCGCGCTGGCGTGATGGCAATTGCAGCCGGCGTGTATGACACCGTGTTGGTAGTGGGTTATGACAAACCGAAGGATCGCGGCGTGTCTGGCCCTAGCGTGAATATCAAAGGCGTGCGCGATTTGCCGGCGACACCCGCGGGTTGGTTTGCCATGTGCGCCGCGCCGTATTTCAAAAAGTTTGGCGCAGGTCGTGAAGACTTAGCGAAAATTGCGGTGAAAAATCACTACAACGGCACGCTGTCACCAAAATCATTTTTGAAAAAAATCATCACCGAAGAAGATGCGCTGAACGGCCGCATGATTTCTTGGCCATTTGGTTTATATGATTGCGCCGCGCAATCCGATGGTGCGGCGGTGGCGGTGATTACTAAAGCATCACTGGCAAAAAATTTCCGCGATGATCCCGTGTATGTAAAAGCGGTGGCGAGTGGCTCGGCGGCGAATCCGCACACGGACCCCGACCACGACTTTTTGCGCTGGAAGCCGACAGAAAATGCCGCGGCGGAAGCGTATAAAATTGCCGGCATCAGTAATCCGTTCAAAGAAATCCACATTGCCCAAGTGCATGATTGCTTTACTTTAACGGAACTGCTCGCCTACGAAGATTTGGGTTTTATTCCCAAAGGTTCAGCGAAAGAACATATCGCCAACGGCACCTTTACCTTGAAAGGCGAATTGCCGGTGAATACTGACGGTGGTTTGAAAACCTTTGGTCATCCCACCGGCGCCACCGGCGTGCGCATGATTGTAGAAAATGTGTTGCAGTTGCAGGGGCGTGCGGATAAACGCCAGTTGTCTCTGCACAACGGCAAGCAACCGACGATGGCCTTGACGCACAATATCGGTGGCTTCCCGACAGGTTGTGCAGTAAGCATTATCGGCATCGACAAATAA
- a CDS encoding 3-hydroxy-3-methylglutaryl CoA synthase — protein sequence MAGIVSYGAYIPRMRLPLSVIAGKAPKDGGPEKAVAWMDEDSVTMAVAAAQNCLQGFDRSRVDAVLFATTTYAFAEKQGAAIIAKALNLKGDVRTADISHSTRAGTIALQSAIDAVKAGSAQRVLVIAADCRMGAPGSGFETNTGDAAAAFLIGAEGAIAALDCACAHTTEIIDIWRKQGDRFAHSWEDRFVNVHGYIENTVAAIKGLSAKSGVALSAINKAVLYAPEARSLGEMSKAAGIAKEQIQEPLFGKVGNAGAAFAPLLLIAALEQAKAGEKILVANYGDGAEALLFTVNGARVKAEAYRSVNDLLVRRKVVDAYGKYMKARGLTITEYPEVDDQGISATVHFRERDEDLSLEGQQCTHCGTHQFPKGRVCVRCHSKDQWTPACYSDLSGKVVTYTLDAFFPRQSRQRLSVSWKW from the coding sequence ATGGCTGGTATTGTTTCTTACGGCGCGTACATTCCGCGCATGCGTTTGCCGCTGTCGGTAATCGCCGGTAAAGCGCCGAAAGACGGCGGGCCTGAAAAAGCCGTGGCGTGGATGGATGAAGACAGCGTGACGATGGCTGTGGCTGCGGCACAAAATTGTTTGCAGGGTTTTGATCGCTCGCGTGTGGATGCTGTGTTGTTTGCCACGACCACTTACGCGTTTGCAGAAAAACAGGGCGCGGCGATTATTGCCAAAGCACTGAACTTGAAAGGTGATGTGCGCACGGCGGATATTTCACACAGCACGCGCGCAGGCACCATCGCACTGCAGTCAGCCATTGATGCGGTAAAAGCAGGCAGCGCGCAGCGCGTGTTGGTAATTGCTGCTGATTGTCGCATGGGCGCGCCCGGTTCTGGTTTTGAAACGAATACTGGCGATGCTGCTGCTGCGTTTTTGATTGGAGCAGAAGGCGCAATCGCCGCGTTGGATTGTGCGTGTGCGCACACCACAGAAATTATTGATATTTGGCGCAAGCAGGGCGATCGCTTTGCGCACAGTTGGGAAGATCGTTTCGTTAATGTGCACGGCTATATCGAAAATACGGTAGCCGCGATCAAAGGTTTATCGGCAAAAAGCGGCGTGGCGTTGAGTGCAATCAACAAAGCCGTGTTGTATGCGCCGGAAGCGCGCTCGCTCGGTGAAATGAGCAAAGCGGCGGGCATTGCGAAAGAGCAGATCCAAGAACCTTTGTTTGGTAAAGTTGGCAATGCAGGCGCTGCGTTTGCACCGCTGTTGTTGATTGCTGCATTGGAACAAGCGAAAGCCGGTGAAAAAATTCTCGTCGCTAATTACGGTGACGGTGCCGAAGCCTTGTTGTTCACAGTCAATGGTGCGCGCGTAAAAGCAGAAGCGTATCGCAGCGTGAATGATTTATTGGTGCGCCGCAAAGTGGTGGATGCTTACGGCAAATACATGAAAGCGCGCGGTTTGACGATCACGGAATATCCAGAAGTGGACGATCAAGGCATTTCTGCCACGGTGCATTTTCGTGAGCGCGATGAAGATTTGTCTTTGGAAGGTCAGCAGTGCACACACTGCGGCACGCATCAATTTCCGAAAGGGCGCGTGTGCGTGCGCTGTCACAGCAAAGATCAGTGGACGCCCGCTTGCTACAGCGATTTAAGCGGCAAAGTGGTGACCTACACTTTGGATGCGTTTTTCCCTCGCCAGAGCCGCCAACGGCTGTCGGTATCGTGGAAGTGGTGA
- a CDS encoding SDR family NAD(P)-dependent oxidoreductase yields the protein MKLLEGKAAVVTGSGRGVGRGHCLHLAKNGAKVVVNDILLEEAQKVADEIKAAGGEAIASNADIGSRAGCESLIQQCVDAFGSIDIAINNAGIVRDKTMLKLEDADFDIVWRIHVMGTFWIAQAAAKKMIEQGRGGSIINTTSGAHFGSFGQTNYSAAKGAIASMTYTWSMELAKHGIRVNAIGPLATTHMSATFSDADKMPFFPPENNGPIVCWLCSDEASYVSGQIFGTGGDRISHMVQPHYGKTLIKPGGWEIDDIRQHFKQHMPPEFGAFGMLGKPYPFHAGVKPPVKE from the coding sequence ATGAAACTTCTCGAAGGTAAAGCGGCAGTTGTCACCGGCAGCGGTCGCGGTGTGGGTCGCGGACATTGCCTGCATTTGGCAAAAAACGGCGCGAAAGTGGTCGTCAATGACATTCTGTTAGAAGAAGCGCAAAAAGTTGCTGATGAAATCAAAGCGGCTGGTGGCGAAGCCATTGCCAGCAATGCGGATATCGGTTCGCGCGCGGGCTGTGAATCGCTCATTCAACAGTGCGTCGATGCATTTGGCAGTATCGATATTGCGATCAACAACGCAGGCATTGTGCGCGATAAAACCATGCTGAAATTGGAAGACGCGGATTTTGATATTGTGTGGCGCATTCATGTCATGGGTACATTTTGGATTGCGCAAGCGGCAGCCAAAAAAATGATTGAGCAGGGTCGCGGCGGCTCCATCATCAACACCACTTCTGGCGCGCATTTTGGCAGCTTCGGTCAAACCAATTATTCCGCCGCCAAAGGTGCGATTGCGTCCATGACTTACACTTGGTCGATGGAATTGGCAAAACACGGCATTCGCGTCAATGCGATCGGTCCTTTGGCGACGACGCATATGTCAGCGACTTTTTCTGATGCGGACAAAATGCCATTTTTCCCGCCAGAAAATAACGGTCCCATTGTGTGCTGGTTGTGCAGCGACGAAGCGAGTTATGTTTCTGGACAAATTTTTGGCACCGGCGGCGATCGCATTTCGCACATGGTGCAACCGCATTACGGCAAAACATTGATTAAACCGGGCGGTTGGGAAATCGACGATATTCGTCAACATTTCAAACAACACATGCCGCCAGAGTTTGGCGCTTTCGGCATGCTCGGCAAACCTTATCCATTTCATGCGGGCGTCAAACCGCCGGTGAAGGAGTGA
- a CDS encoding acyl-CoA/acyl-ACP dehydrogenase — protein MDLDFSEEQVMLRDTARGICEELSPSAVVREMERDEAGYSAPFWQQLAELGITSLGIPEAHGGMAWGALEMAIVYEEFGRSLAPSPHWASCVLSAKLLELAGTAQQQESFLSGIASGEAIIVPAHLEPKNGFGAEGVQMRAVKQGDGYVLNGTKIMVPFAASATRLLVLARAGEGVQDVIGVLVDPKASGVTLTRERNHADDTLFQVDFNNVAVNAADVLNAAGFWAAWENAMTHSIVALAARSIGAAEAIHAMTVDYAKQRVQFGKPIGSFQAIAHYLADLIVKIEGAKVLVYQAAWAIDNGKPYEKLALQAKLQACNVLRDASATGVQVHGGFGFTSEGDPQLFFRRAKHWQLTNWDSAYLEKRIAALILDAA, from the coding sequence GTGGATCTCGATTTCAGCGAAGAACAAGTGATGCTGCGCGATACCGCGCGCGGTATTTGTGAAGAATTGTCGCCGTCCGCCGTGGTGCGCGAAATGGAGCGCGATGAGGCGGGCTACTCCGCACCGTTCTGGCAGCAGTTGGCCGAGCTGGGCATCACCAGTTTGGGGATTCCTGAGGCGCACGGCGGCATGGCGTGGGGCGCGCTGGAAATGGCGATTGTGTACGAGGAGTTTGGCCGTTCGCTCGCACCCAGCCCGCATTGGGCGAGCTGTGTGTTGTCTGCCAAGTTGTTGGAGTTGGCCGGCACGGCGCAACAACAGGAAAGCTTTTTGTCTGGCATCGCCAGCGGTGAGGCCATCATCGTGCCTGCGCATTTAGAGCCGAAAAACGGTTTTGGTGCGGAAGGTGTACAGATGCGCGCTGTGAAACAAGGCGATGGCTATGTGTTGAACGGTACAAAAATCATGGTGCCGTTTGCGGCATCCGCTACGCGCTTGCTGGTGTTGGCGCGCGCTGGTGAAGGTGTGCAGGATGTGATCGGTGTGTTGGTGGATCCGAAAGCCTCTGGTGTGACATTGACGCGCGAGCGCAATCACGCTGACGACACGCTGTTTCAAGTCGATTTCAATAATGTTGCCGTCAATGCCGCTGATGTGTTGAACGCGGCAGGTTTCTGGGCTGCGTGGGAAAACGCGATGACGCATTCCATTGTTGCATTGGCAGCGCGCTCGATTGGCGCAGCAGAAGCCATTCACGCAATGACGGTGGATTACGCCAAACAGCGCGTGCAATTTGGCAAACCTATCGGTTCTTTCCAAGCGATTGCGCATTACCTCGCGGATTTAATTGTGAAAATCGAAGGCGCAAAAGTGCTGGTGTATCAGGCAGCGTGGGCGATAGACAACGGCAAGCCGTATGAGAAATTAGCGCTGCAAGCCAAGCTGCAAGCTTGCAATGTGTTGCGCGATGCCTCGGCCACCGGCGTGCAAGTGCACGGCGGTTTTGGTTTTACTTCTGAAGGCGATCCGCAGTTGTTTTTCCGTCGCGCCAAACACTGGCAGTTGACCAACTGGGACAGCGCGTATCTCGAAAAGCGTATTGCCGCATTGATTCTCGATGCGGCGTGA
- a CDS encoding WYL domain-containing protein, translating into MGSSTISATYRQWLMLQNLPRGRWAGTAELQQVLQQEGIDVNLRTIQRDLVAMAEFFPLESNGLSPQGWRWKSDAPATQLPHMTSSQALTFMMVEQHLKLLMPTSVLKELHPWFDNARQQMKQGVSPAHRWTDKVRIVPPTQPLIPPTVDAEALQTIQEAVLKERRIDALYDSRTKKKALNLELDPLAIVQRGTVLYLIAVGKSLSSGQATDAIRLFAMHRFKKAWLRDEKARKPKDFNLDDYLTKGGLGFGDGSIKKLKVIFSKEAGEHLYESKLSKDQVIKELPDGRLEVTATVADTPQLAWWLRGMGASDSTKKHH; encoded by the coding sequence TTGGGCAGCAGCACCATCTCCGCCACCTATCGCCAATGGCTCATGCTACAAAACCTGCCGCGTGGTCGCTGGGCTGGCACGGCCGAATTGCAGCAGGTGCTGCAGCAGGAAGGCATTGATGTGAACCTGCGCACCATTCAGCGTGATCTCGTTGCCATGGCCGAATTCTTCCCACTGGAATCCAACGGTCTTTCACCGCAGGGTTGGCGCTGGAAAAGCGATGCGCCCGCCACCCAGCTCCCGCATATGACCAGCAGCCAAGCGCTCACTTTTATGATGGTGGAGCAACACCTGAAGCTGTTGATGCCCACCAGCGTGCTGAAAGAACTGCACCCGTGGTTTGATAACGCCCGTCAGCAGATGAAGCAAGGCGTTTCACCAGCGCACCGCTGGACAGACAAAGTGCGCATCGTCCCGCCCACGCAGCCGCTCATTCCACCCACCGTTGATGCTGAAGCCCTGCAAACCATTCAGGAAGCCGTGCTCAAAGAGCGCCGCATCGACGCGCTGTATGACAGCCGCACCAAGAAAAAAGCGCTCAACCTTGAGCTTGATCCACTCGCCATCGTGCAGCGCGGCACCGTGCTTTACCTCATCGCCGTCGGCAAAAGTTTAAGCAGCGGCCAGGCTACCGATGCCATCCGTTTATTTGCTATGCACCGCTTCAAAAAAGCGTGGCTGCGTGATGAAAAAGCACGCAAACCCAAAGACTTCAACCTTGATGATTACCTCACCAAAGGCGGCCTCGGTTTTGGTGATGGCAGCATAAAAAAACTGAAGGTGATTTTCAGCAAAGAAGCTGGCGAGCATTTGTACGAATCAAAATTGAGTAAAGATCAAGTAATAAAAGAATTACCGGATGGCAGACTTGAAGTCACCGCCACTGTTGCCGATACGCCGCAATTGGCGTGGTGGTTGAGGGGAATGGGGGCATCCGATAGCACAAAAAAACATCACTAA
- a CDS encoding XRE family transcriptional regulator, whose product MNTYHFTIVVRDARADMADLEDKLFEAGCDDALVCSYNQSVYLEFDREADSAEVAIKTALADIRAAGFSQLVVQETGVASLAEMAERAGITRAALSLYAKNKRGDGSFPSPVYGLSSGSALYPWPEVAAWLYKQGKLPQAQYEVARTTL is encoded by the coding sequence ATGAACACCTATCATTTCACCATTGTTGTCCGCGACGCACGGGCAGATATGGCAGATTTGGAAGACAAGCTGTTTGAAGCAGGCTGTGATGACGCGTTGGTGTGCAGTTATAACCAGTCGGTGTATCTGGAGTTTGACCGTGAAGCCGACAGCGCGGAAGTAGCCATTAAAACAGCACTGGCAGATATTCGTGCCGCTGGTTTCAGCCAGTTGGTTGTGCAAGAGACTGGTGTGGCAAGTTTGGCGGAGATGGCTGAACGAGCAGGTATTACCCGTGCTGCTCTATCGCTGTATGCAAAAAACAAACGCGGTGATGGCAGTTTCCCGTCGCCGGTGTACGGCTTGTCGTCAGGGTCGGCACTGTACCCTTGGCCGGAAGTGGCAGCATGGCTGTACAAGCAGGGCAAGCTGCCGCAAGCGCAGTATGAAGTGGCTCGCACTACCCTTTAG
- a CDS encoding DUF423 domain-containing protein — MLPPSPFLVLAALSGFLAVALGAFGAHGLKDRLPADLLAVWHTAVQYQFWHTLALFGVGVLMAQGFNTRALTASGWLFAAGIVLFSGSLYALSLSGIRWLGAITPIGGVLWLAAWGCLAYANFKGQ; from the coding sequence ATGCTCCCCCCATCACCCTTCCTGGTTCTTGCTGCGCTGAGTGGCTTTCTCGCCGTCGCCCTCGGCGCCTTTGGCGCGCATGGTTTGAAAGACCGCCTGCCCGCGGATTTGCTCGCCGTTTGGCACACCGCTGTGCAGTACCAGTTCTGGCACACACTGGCGCTGTTTGGCGTGGGCGTTTTGATGGCGCAGGGGTTCAATACCCGAGCGCTCACCGCAAGCGGCTGGCTGTTTGCCGCTGGCATTGTGTTATTTAGCGGCAGTCTCTACGCGCTGAGTTTGAGCGGCATCCGCTGGCTGGGCGCCATCACCCCTATCGGCGGCGTGCTGTGGCTGGCGGCGTGGGGCTGCTTGGCTTACGCCAATTTCAAAGGGCAGTAA
- the thiS gene encoding sulfur carrier protein ThiS: MQIVVNGETTAVADQATITQLIEQLGLTGKRIAIEINQTIVPRSAHASTVLHNGDCVEIVHAIGGG, translated from the coding sequence GTGCAGATTGTTGTGAACGGTGAAACCACCGCCGTGGCAGATCAAGCCACTATCACGCAGTTGATCGAACAATTGGGCTTGACTGGCAAACGCATCGCTATCGAAATCAACCAAACCATCGTGCCACGCAGCGCGCACGCCAGCACCGTTTTACACAACGGTGACTGCGTGGAAATTGTACATGCCATCGGCGGAGGCTAA
- a CDS encoding thiazole synthase, with amino-acid sequence MSTQDKPLVIAGKTYRSRLIVGSGKYKDLTETAAATEASGAEMITVAVRRTNIGQNPNEPNLLDVVPPSRYTILPNTAGCYTAAEAVRTCKLARELLDGHKLVKLEVLGDQKTLFPNVTETLIAAEELVKDGFDVMVYTSDDPLVAQRLEEIGCCAVMPLGAPIGSGLGIRNPYNLMMILENAKVPIIVDAGVGTASDAAIAMELGCDGVLMNSAIAHAQNPVLMASAMKKAVEAGREAFLAGRMPRKLYASASSPLDGLIHR; translated from the coding sequence ATGAGCACGCAAGACAAACCACTGGTAATCGCCGGTAAAACCTATCGCTCGCGCCTGATCGTCGGCAGCGGCAAATACAAAGACCTCACCGAAACGGCGGCAGCTACCGAGGCTTCTGGTGCCGAGATGATTACGGTAGCCGTGCGCCGCACCAACATCGGCCAGAATCCCAACGAGCCGAACTTGCTGGATGTGGTGCCGCCCTCGCGCTACACCATCCTACCCAACACCGCCGGCTGCTACACCGCCGCCGAAGCGGTGCGCACCTGCAAGCTGGCGCGCGAGCTGTTGGACGGCCACAAACTGGTGAAGCTCGAAGTGTTGGGCGATCAAAAAACGCTATTCCCCAATGTCACCGAAACTCTGATCGCCGCCGAAGAATTAGTGAAAGATGGTTTTGATGTGATGGTGTACACCAGCGATGACCCACTGGTCGCCCAACGCCTCGAAGAAATCGGTTGCTGCGCGGTGATGCCGCTGGGCGCGCCGATTGGCTCTGGCCTCGGCATCCGCAATCCTTACAACTTGATGATGATTTTGGAAAACGCCAAGGTGCCTATCATTGTGGACGCTGGCGTTGGCACGGCCTCCGATGCGGCCATTGCCATGGAATTGGGCTGCGACGGCGTGTTGATGAACAGCGCCATCGCTCACGCACAAAATCCGGTGTTGATGGCCAGCGCCATGAAAAAAGCAGTGGAAGCAGGGCGCGAAGCCTTTCTCGCCGGTCGCATGCCGCGCAAGCTGTACGCCAGTGCCTCATCGCCGCTAGACGGGTTGATCCATCGCTGA
- the trmB gene encoding tRNA (guanosine(46)-N7)-methyltransferase TrmB — MRTLQPQFKQKSIRSYVIRSGRITPAQEKALAEDWAVFGLDLHQGSAALTQAFPSPANELVLEIGFGMGDSLLEMAEKNPAQNFIGIEVHVPGVGRLMSEARKRKLQNLRIFCADAIDVLHDCIADGSLSRVQLYFPDPWHKSRHHKRRIVQPDFVDLVVQKLRTDGVLHMATDWEPYAEVMLEVASAHSQLTNMAGGAQYSARPDYRPETKFERRGENLGHVVHDLLFRKRARLCATAPPKADST; from the coding sequence ATGCGCACCCTGCAACCGCAATTCAAGCAAAAATCCATACGCTCCTATGTCATTCGCAGTGGGCGCATCACGCCCGCGCAAGAAAAAGCGCTCGCGGAAGATTGGGCTGTTTTCGGCCTCGACCTGCACCAAGGCAGCGCCGCCTTAACACAGGCTTTTCCCAGCCCTGCTAACGAGCTGGTGTTAGAGATCGGCTTTGGTATGGGCGATTCCCTGCTGGAAATGGCTGAAAAAAATCCAGCGCAAAACTTTATCGGTATCGAAGTGCATGTGCCGGGTGTCGGCCGTTTGATGAGCGAAGCGCGCAAGCGCAAGCTGCAAAACTTGCGTATATTCTGCGCAGATGCGATTGATGTGTTGCATGACTGTATCGCAGACGGCAGCTTGTCTCGCGTGCAGCTCTACTTCCCAGACCCGTGGCACAAGAGCCGCCACCACAAGCGCCGCATCGTGCAGCCCGATTTCGTCGATCTCGTCGTGCAAAAACTGCGCACAGATGGCGTGTTGCACATGGCAACGGACTGGGAGCCTTATGCGGAAGTGATGCTCGAAGTAGCATCAGCACATTCACAATTAACAAATATGGCAGGAGGCGCACAATACAGTGCACGACCCGACTACCGTCCTGAAACCAAATTTGAACGGCGCGGCGAAAATCTAGGACATGTCGTACATGACTTACTTTTTCGCAAGCGTGCTAGACTCTGCGCAACAGCACCACCAAAGGCTGACTCCACATGA